The segment CCGCCACGTCGTCCTTGCCCTGCCGCAACGCGCTCACGGCGTCCGCGCCGGCGGTGCACCTCTCCCACCTGAGATGGGCCATGGCCCGGTCCAGCTGCCCGTCCGACATGCGCTTCTGCCCGTTCCAAAAGTAGCAAATCTCCATGGCGGGCGAGGGCCCAACGGCATCGGCCAGGTCGACGCCCAgcgccttggcctgctccTCCCACTTGTGCACCTTGCGCTGCAGGAACGTCTCGAGGGGCAGCTGGCGGGCCATGAGGCGCTGCTTGCCCGAGACCTGGGGCGCCTTGCGCAGGTACTCGTGCGTCCGGGCCTTGTGCCTCCGCGCCTCGgtgccgtcgccggcgtggtGGGCGTCGCGGTACAGCTCGAGGGACGCGCAGCCCGCCATGTAGTAGTAGACGCCGGGGCTCCAGTCGCTGATTTCGAGGCAGCGCAAAAAGGTGTCGCGCATGAGGCCCCAGTTCTGCAGGATcatggcgttgatggcgaGCTCAAAGTCGTTGACGGCCGTGATCTGCTTCATGGCCGACTCCTTGCCCGTGGACAGCAGGTCGATGGCCCCCTGGACATTCTTGTCGTTGGCGCGCAGGCGCGACTCCTCGACGCGCCACATCCGCGAGTCCGGGTAGCGGGCGCGCAGGTCGGCGAGGAGCTTCCTGCACTTGTCGTGCGGCGGGCCGACCGACTCGGCGTCTTGGTCGTAGTCGCTGGCGCTGGGgaggatgtcgacggtgccCAGGAGGCCGTTGTAGTAGGCCAGCAGCATCAtgccggcgagggcgccgTTGATGTTGTCGTGGGCCGCCGAGCGCCAGAGCATGTGGACGCCGCGAACCCTGTCGCCGTGGAAGCCGACGACGGAGAGAATCCGCGAGAACGCGGGCGGCACCAGGCTCAGGATGAGCAGGATGAGCCCAAAGCACATGTTGGTGCCGGAGTGGATGAAGGCGTCGACGGGATCAGTCACTTCCAGCTCCGTCTCGAGGTGGGCAGACTGCAGCTTGAGGGGCGTCACCGGTCGCGAACTGTCGAAGTCTGAATCTCCAGGCGGCTGATCCGGAATATTCAAATGCTTCGGCAGTGACGCACTGTTCTTGTCGCCGTTTGGGGTCTGCGCCCCCGATGCCGACGAGCGTGCGCTGGCGGCATCGCCCTTGACACCATTGCTCAAGGCGGCTTTCTGGGCGGccgcagccttggcctcgacggcggctaTGCCATCGAGGATAATAAAGGCCTTTCGCAACTTGTAAAAGCTCTTCATGGCCTCGACAATGCTCTCGTTGAGCACGCCGACCACGGCACTCATAAGCTGCGTCTCGGCGCGAACGAGCTCATACTCGGTCCCGGGAGGATACACCCTGCTCGCGGCATGATGGGGAACGGCATACCTTTGGGCCTTTTTGTAATCGGCCCAGGCCCTTGTCTCGCAAtcggccagcttggcggCCGTCTGGGCCATGACCTCCTTCTCGAAGCCGAGGATGGAGCGCATGAAAAACGTcacggcggcgccaaggCTGTGGAAGGACGACTCGCCCTTCTCCAGGCCTTGCCAGGCGCCGTCAATGTCGTCGTTCATGATGAGCTCGGTCCATTTCAGCGCGTCGGCGAGGTTTTCTCGCTCCCGTGCCGCGAGGGTTTCGGCCTTGAGCGAGTCGGCGCTGGAGTTGGTGCTGCGGAACCATCCGCTGAGGAGACTCATGGTGACGTGCAACCCGCCGGCTGCGGTTCGTGTGATGTGCTGGAGGTTACGCAATTCGTCAATACCTATTCTTGACAAGAGGTGCTCTGGAGTACTATATAACTAGGCGCGGGCTCAGCCGTAGATAAGCCACTGTACCACAGCACGCCGGAGTTAGGGTCGCTGTTGGGAAGTGCGACGAGTTGGAGCGCCCGAGACCGAAACCTTGGGACAtcaggcaccagacaccagacaccagatAGGTACCGACCGAGCCGTGAACGCGCGGCGTAGACGGCCGTAAACGTCGAAACGCTGCGCGGTAGTTTGGCTACTTCTTACGGAGTGCCGGCGAGGCCAATTCGTCCGTGGGAAACTGCTGGCATTCAAACCCTCTGGCCGCCAAGGTTGGTGCCAAAGCCCGCCCGGACTTCGGGCAACCATGTCGTCATTGGCGGGACTCGAGCCACGGCGCTCTGGGAAAAAATAGAAACAGCTCAGCACTAAGGCCAGAATCGTCTTTCTGTGAGTTGGATGGCCAATTGCCTGGTTGGCAGACGGTGACGCCGCTTACGTCAGCACCTAGCGCTGCGGTCATGGCTACAGGGGAAACTCTACTGTTCCTCGGCCGGAGTCACTGAACTGTGTCTGTTTCGTACAGAAAGAATATCTTCCAAGGGAAAAGTTGCAAGAggagaaaaagacaaaagaagaagaaatcatgGCGAAACCAGGCCATCAAGTACCGAGTTTTGTTACTAGTTGGCAACCGCTGCATCTGCTCACCACGGAAACAGGTTGGTCGTGTTCACCATCTCGCACCAAGTTGCCAACCATCTCATATTTATGCACAATCCAATTCAAATTTTACACTCTGTAAAAAGAGTAAAATCCTCACAAATacacatacatatatatctCGTCTCCCGTTGATGTCCAGGGACCCCAGTCCCCCCAGCTACCACCAACCTACCCTACACCCAGACCGGACGCCGCATTCTTCCGCCCCGGCCAACGCCCCAGCTTCCCAagctcgccatcaccagtcAAGTAGTCCATcaaccatctccatcatctcgAGCAGACACTCAGCACCGCCAACCTTCTTCCTCCATCGCAATCCACACATCTCACAAACCGAACCCCTCGTCTCACCCACCCCAATACTACAAAATGGCTTCAGACGCCAAGCCCGAACCCCAGCCCaccgaggagaagaaaccAGAACAAAAGACCACCGCGCtaggcgaggacgacgaatTCGAGGACTTCCCCGTCGATGGTACACAtacccccttccccccccgACACCGTTCTTTAGAACTAAACAGACGTGGTGcatggccaaaaaaaaaagggaagcTGACCAAAACCATCAGATTGGCCAGAGGACCAGACCGAGGCCGCCCAGGGAAACGGCGAGACGAAGCACCTGTGGGAGGAAAGCTGggacgatgacgacatgACGGACGATTTCTCCCTGCAGTTGAAGTGAGTGTTGCGCTCGCCCGCGCGGCCACCTACCTGATGACGCAAAGAACACATCCTTCATGGACCGTGCGAAACTAACCTGCGCAGGGAGGAGCTCAAGAAAGTCGAAGCCTCGAAGCGGAGATAGGGAATGGGCACATAGAATGGTATAGATGGTTATGAATAAATGCTATGAACTACACTGTTGGAGCTGATGCGTGTGCGCGTGCCTTCATGCCTGCGTGCGCGCGGTGC is part of the Metarhizium brunneum chromosome 4, complete sequence genome and harbors:
- the iml2 gene encoding Inclusion body clearance protein iml2; translated protein: MSLLSGWFRSTNSSADSLKAETLAARERENLADALKWTELIMNDDIDGAWQGLEKGESSFHSLGAAVTFFMRSILGFEKEVMAQTAAKLADCETRAWADYKKAQRYAVPHHAASRVYPPGTEYELVRAETQLMSAVVGVLNESIVEAMKSFYKLRKAFIILDGIAAVEAKAAAAQKAALSNGVKGDAASARSSASGAQTPNGDKNSASLPKHLNIPDQPPGDSDFDSSRPVTPLKLQSAHLETELEVTDPVDAFIHSGTNMCFGLILLILSLVPPAFSRILSVVGFHGDRVRGVHMLWRSAAHDNINGALAGMMLLAYYNGLLGTVDILPSASDYDQDAESVGPPHDKCRKLLADLRARYPDSRMWRVEESRLRANDKNVQGAIDLLSTGKESAMKQITAVNDFELAINAMILQNWGLMRDTFLRCLEISDWSPGVYYYMAGCASLELYRDAHHAGDGTEARRHKARTHEYLRKAPQVSGKQRLMARQLPLETFLQRKVHKWEEQAKALGVDLADAVGPSPAMEICYFWNGQKRMSDGQLDRAMAHLRWERCTAGADAVSALRQGKDDVAVWAIGTAALLQAQGKMDDAAKVLEDNVLVHDRAAFKGGHKDDYVLPVATYELGVIAWTQCCNPPEGTADEVASYRRQKANQCQEHLEKVKAWETFVLDARVGMRVQSGLETLKWFKKKNDWV